TGGCGCGCTCGGCGACATTGAGCGGACGCAGCTGCGGATCGTCTCCCGTGGCGAGGCGGAGGTTGGCGAGCAGCATGGCCCAGCGGTAGCGGAGGAACTCAGGCGACTTCTTTGACGGGACCTTGGCGTCGCGCTCGGCGAGACGACGGGCTTCGGTCTCGGGGACACATTGCGCGCGCAGCTCGGCGTGGCGTGCGGCGGCGGTGTGCACGCAGCAGGCGATGATGCGGTTGTCGTAGCGCATCTGGAGTCGCCCGAAGAGCAGGCCGCCGCGAAAACGGCGTGGCAGCACGAGACCCGGAATCTTGGTGGCGCGGGCTTCATCCATCAGGGTGCGGATGAAGGTGTCGTCGAGGCCGGCGAGTTTGCCGACATGATGGGAGAGCAAGGTGCGGACTTCGGCGCGCACGATGTCGCGCGGGAAGGCGGCTTTTTGTTGGCGGAGATTCTTGGTCGGCTCGTGTGAGAGCGTGGCCGGGCCGTGCGGATCGACACCGAGCCAGCGGCAGACGGTTTCGGCCATGCTAGAGGTGCCATGTTTGGTCATCTCGTCTTTGGCGCGTTCGACTTTTTCGGTGTCATCGGCGGCGTCGGGATCGGAGGCGTCCGTTTCGCCCCAGGGTTCGTAGCCGCGATTATGCGCATACCAGCGGAGCACGGCCCACAATTCGGGCCAGATGAGGAGTGATTTGCCTTCGCTGGCGAGGACGCGCGCGGCCAGCTGCCAGGGCGCGGGGTGGCCGGTGCCGGGGGCATGGCGTGCGGCGAGGTCTGCCGTGGCGAGCGCGCCGAGGTGGGCGAGCAACTGCTCCATCCGACGGATGCGTGTCTTGGTGGCCCGGACGTGACGGCGCTGCTGGCGATGCAGACGGCGCTGCGAGGCGAGGGCGCTGTCTTTCTCGAACAGCACAACGCCGCAACCGACCAGATCGGGCGGAACGGCTGGGCCGTCGTTGGGTTGCAAGACGGCCCAGCCGATGGAGCTGTGGCCGATGTCTAACGCTAAACTTAACGTTTTCATCGAGTTAAGGAATCAAAACAAAGCCCCAGAGCGTCTGTGAACTTGAGAAGGCTGTAGGTGAGACTAGCGCTAGAGTTTGGACCTCTTTGATCAGCCCGCACCTACAGCCATGTTTCAAGAAACGTGAAAACTTACATTCCCTAGAGCAACTTAAGTCAATACCAATCTGCATCGGAAACGAACGCAAGACGGCCGCCCAGCCGATGGAGCCGTGGCCGATGTCGAGTGAGAGGCTCATAGTTTGGGGTTGCGAAGGGAGGTGGCCGCGAGCTGACTGCCGTCGGAATCAAGACAAAGTAGTGAGCGCAGGCCGTTTCCCTGCCTTCGTTGGCACATCGGCAATACCAGCGCTTCAAGCTCAGGCGGCAGCAACACTGCCGCCTGTTGCGTTTCCGGGGTCAGGCTTTCGAGGAAAGCGAAGGGCATTGTGACAAGCAGAGCGTTCCGCCTCGCTCTCGTGGGGGCGGCGGGATTCACGTGGCCCGTAGCCGCGGCAGGCTGAGGGTGGGCCGCCGAAGGGTCAAATCGGGAGTAGCCGGACGGCCACTGTGGCTCGTGTTGACTTTCAACAGGACGACCTGTTGATTTCCAACATGAGCGAGCCCGACCGCACCGAACTCCTGCAAGGCACCCTCGACCTCCTGGTCCTCAAGACGCTCGCCACGCTGGGCGAGCTGCACGGCTTCGGCATCGCGCGTCGCATCGAGCAGGTCTCCGGCGGCTCCGTGCTGCTCAATCAGGGCACAATCTATCCGGCGCTCGTGCGCCTCGAGGAGCAGGGCTGGATCGCCTCCGAGTGGGGCACGAGCGACAACAACCGCCGCGCGCGGTTCTACGCCATCACCGCGGCCGGCCGGAAACAGCTCAAGGAAGAGGTCGCCAACTGGCAGCGCGTCACCGCGCTCGTCGACGCCGTGCTCGCGGCGGAATCGTGACCCCCGCACCGGATAAATCCACCTGAGCAGGCGGGACGCCTGCGCTACTTTCCACGCCATGAAACTCTGGACGAAACTCCGCCACCTCCTCGGTCGCCGCGCCCGCGTGGCGCGCCTCGAAGAGGAAATGCGCACCCACATCGAGCAACTCACCGAGGAAAACGTCCGCCGCGGACTTGATCGCGTCGAGGCACGCCGCCAGGCGCACCTCGCGTTCGGCAACGTGCTCGCGACGCGCGAGGAGACCGAAGACGCGCTCGGCTGGCCCTCGCTCGAGGCCTGGGTGCACGATCTGCGCGTGGCGTGGCGCGGCCTGAGCCGGCGCCCGGCTTTCGCGCTCAGCCTGATTGCGGTGCTCATGTTGGGCACCGGGGCCACGACGGCGGTGTTCTCGCTCGTGCGCGGCGTGTTGCTCGAGCCGTTGCCAGTGCCGCATCCCGAGGAACTGCATCTCGTGTGCGCGCCGAATGGCGATCCCTTCG
This portion of the Opitutia bacterium genome encodes:
- a CDS encoding PadR family transcriptional regulator → MSEPDRTELLQGTLDLLVLKTLATLGELHGFGIARRIEQVSGGSVLLNQGTIYPALVRLEEQGWIASEWGTSDNNRRARFYAITAAGRKQLKEEVANWQRVTALVDAVLAAES